From Ipomoea triloba cultivar NCNSP0323 chromosome 5, ASM357664v1, the proteins below share one genomic window:
- the LOC116019226 gene encoding nodulation receptor kinase-like, whose amino-acid sequence MMEVVDCWNSRTVNRYILFCIIILFVQSTFAQQGFISIQCCGDGNVTEPSTNISWISDENWYPKRDGCQDIIDEPRKARFFSLDQGRKWCYTLPTWRDQDYLVRGTFISGNLQNTSFDVLIGATPIAQVKSVNNEETVEGIFKAITNYTNLCLLKNKGEPYISRLELRPINSNYLNKEPPHVLKLVHRVDAGNQGADIRYPYDPHDRIWRPNVHNGSNFTTILSLMADNDNFTLDKKFAPPVEVLKTAVIHPERLEFVHEDLDTGHYNYVLHLHLFELNGSVQAGQRVFDIYINNEMRQRIDILASNSRYQVVVLNFTANRFLNLTLAKASNVSQLGPICTAYEIFQALPWTKETAPEEGDTIINVKNELLQHRKIHYSGKFVSSIKESNHTTANTTKNGNRSSKPTSAIVIAAAVGGSVVSIAAIIIIVVYLYKRRARVLRSYSMKRHSMTRNAIFSMPCTDTSSSKSTPQYFTLAYIMSATQNYMTLIGEGGFGSVYRGTLPDGEEVAVKVRSATSTQGTREFDAELNLLSAIRHENLVPLLGYCCENDQQILVYPFMSNGSLQDRLYGEASKRKILDWPTRLSIALGAARGLLYLHTFAERCVIHRDVKSSNILLDHSMCAKVADFGFSKYAPQEGDSGTSLEVRGTAGYLDPEYYSTQHLSTKSDVFSFGVVLLEIVSGREPLNVKRPRNEWSLAEWAKLQIRNSTVEEIVDPGIKGGYHAEALWRVVEAALACIEPYSAYRPCMADIVRELEDALIIENNASEYMKSIDSFGGSNRFSIERSGVLSAAPKFQTDASNTHLKPPPPQPR is encoded by the exons ATGATGGAAGTGGTGGATTGCTGGAATTCGAGGACGGTCAACCGCTATATCCTCTTCTGCATCATCATCCTCTTTGTTCAATCAACTTTTGCACAACAAG GATTCATAAGCATACAGTGCTGTGGGGATGGAAATGTAACAGAGCCAAGTACCAATATAAGCTGGATATCAGATGAAAATTGGTACCCAAAGAGAGATGGTTGCCAAGATATAATTGATGAGCCCAGAAAGGCTCGGTTTTTCAGCTTGGATCAAGGCCGGAAGTGGTGTTACACCTTGCCGACCTGGAGGGATCAAGACTACCTCGTACGGGGTACATTTATTTCTGGGAATCTGCAAAACACTTCATTTGATGTTCTTATTGGGGCGACACCAATAGCCCAAGTAAAATCAGTGAATAATGAAGAAACAGTGGAGGGAATCTTCAAAGCCATCACAAACTATACCAATTTATGCTTATTGAAGAACAAGGGAGAGCCTTATATTTCAAGGCTTGAACTAAGACCTATAAATTCAAATTACCTGAATAAGGAGCCCCCACATGTTCTAAAACTTGTACACAGAGTAGATGCTGGAAACCAAGGAGCAGATATCAG GTATCCATATGATCCCCATGACAGAATATGGAGACCAAATGTCCACAATGGCTCAAACTTTACTACAATTTTATCATTAATGGCTGACAATGACAATTTCACCTTAGATAAAAAGTTTGCACCTCCGGTTGAAGTCCTAAAAACAGCAGTTATCCATCCAGAAAGGTTGGAGTTTGTGCACGAAGACCTTGATACCGGGCACTACAATTATGTGCTCCATCTCCATCTCTTCGAGCTTAATGGTTCTGTTCAAGCTGGACAAAGGgtgtttgatatatatatcaataacgAAATGAGGCAACGAATTGATATCTTGGCTAGCAATTCACGCTACCAAGTGGTCGTTCTGAACTTCACGGCAAACAGGTTTCTTAACCTTACTTTAGCCAAGGCCTCAAATGTCTCACAATTAGGACCTATTTGTACTGCCTACGAGATTTTTCAAGCCCTTCCCTGGACTAAAGAAACAGCTCCAGAAGAAG GGGACACGATTATAAATGTGAAGAATGAACTGTTGCAACACAGAAAAATTCATTACAGCGGCAAGTTTGTGAGCAGTATTAAGGAGTCTAATCACACGACAGC TAACACGACGAAAAATGGTAACAGATCTTCAAAACCAACCAGTGCGATTGTGATAGCTGCAGCTGTAGGTGGATCTGTCGTATCAATCGctgcaataattataattgtggTTTATCTCTACAAACGAAGAGCAAGGGTTTTAAGGTCATACAGTATGAAAAGGCACTCAATGACCAGGA ATGCAATTTTTTCAATGCCATGCACAGATACTTCCTCATCAAAGTCTACACCCCAGTATTTCACATTAGCATATATCATGTCAGCTACCCAGAATTACATGACATTGATAGGAGAAGGGGGATTCGGATCTGTCTATCGTGGCACTTTACCTGATGGTGAAGAGGTGGCCGTGAAGGTCCGATCTGCCACTTCAACTCAAGGAACAAGAGAATTCGACGCTGAG CTGAACCTTCTCTCAGCTATTCGACATGAAAACCTGGTTCCACTACTTGGCTACTGCTGTGAGAATGACCAGCAAATACTCGTCTATCCATTTATGTCCAATGGCTCCCTACAAGATCGATTATATG GAGAAGCCTCGAAACGAAAAATTCTTGACTGGCCAACCAGACTTTCCATTGCTCTAGGTGCTGCACGAG GATTGTTGTACCTGCATACATTCGCGGAGCGTTGTGTGATACATAGGGACGTGAAGTCAAGTAACATACTACTGGATCATAGTATGTGTGCAAAGGTTGCCGACTTTGGATTTTCAAAATATGCACCTCAAGAGGGAGATAGTGGAACTTCTCTAGAAGTACGAGGTACAGCCGGTTACTTGGACCCAGA GTACTACTCAACCCAACACCTATCAACAAAAAGCGATGTGTTCAGCTTCGGAGTAGTTTTGCTGGAAATTGTGAGTGGTCGAGAGCCTCTCAACGTCAAAAGGCCAAGAAACGAGTGGAGCTTGGCTGAATGG GCCAAACTTCAAATAAGGAACTCAACAGTGGAAGAAATAGTAGATCCAGGCATAAAGGGAGGGTACCACGCAGAGGCATTGTGGAGAGTGGTGGAGGCGGCATTGGCATGTATAGAGCCTTACTCTGCCTACCGGCCATGCATGGCAGACATCGTAAGAGAACTCGAGGACGCCTTGATCATAGAAAACAATGCATCAGAGTATATGAAGTCAATAGACAGCTTTGGAGGATCCAACCGTTTCTCTATAGAAAGATCAGGTGTCCTATCAGCAGCACCAAAGTTCCAAACAGATGCATCAAATACCCACTTGAAACCACCTCCTCCACAACCAAGATAA
- the LOC116020940 gene encoding MADS-box transcription factor 23-like isoform X1 gives MGRGKIAIRRIDNTTSRQVTFSKRRNGLLKKAKELAILCDAEVGLVIFSSTGKLYEFASTSMKAIMEGYNKTKEQSQQLQDSTSELKFWQREATNLRKELHSLQQNHRQLMGEELYGLSVKDLQNLENKLDMSLKGIRAKKEQILINEIEELTRKGTIMHQENLELYKKVKLIQQENSELYRKAYGTRDPDAAAVTKNNTTTTTSDFTFCGDSLSPIDLQLSQPEPPQNFDVMSRASDFG, from the exons ATGGGGAGGGGAAAGATTGCGATCCGTCGGATCGATAACACGACGAGCCGGCAAGTCACTTTCTCCAAGAGAAGAAATGGGCTGTTGAAGAAAGCCAAGGAGCTCGCCATTCTCTGCGATGCAGAGGTCGGATTGGTTATTTTCTCCAGCACCGGAAAGCTCTATGAATTTGCAAGTACCAG CATGAAAGCAATTATGGAAGGATATAATAAGACGAAAGAGCAAAGCCAGCAACTGCAGGATTCAACATCAGAACTCAAG TTTTGGCAAAGGGAAGCAACAAATTTGAGGAAAGAACTACACAGCCTCCAACAAAATCATCG GCAATTGATGGGAGAAGAACTGTATGGTTTAAGTGTTAAAGATCTACAGAATCTTGAGAACAAACTGGATATGAGTTTAAAGGGCATCCGGGCCAAAAAG GAACAGATATTAATTAATGAGATTGAAGAGCTAACCCGAAAG GGGACTATCATGCATCAAGAAAATCTGGAACTGTATAAGAAGGTAAAACTCATTCAACAAGAAAATTCGGAACTGTACAGAAAG GCTTATGGCACAAGGGATCCAGATGCTGCTGCAGTGACCAAGAATAATACAACAACTACTACATCTGATTTCACCTTCTGTGGGGATTCACTTAGCCCCATAGATCTCCAGTTAAGCCAGCCTGAGCCCCCTCAAAACTTTGATGTCATGTCAAGAGCATCAGACTTTGG GTAA
- the LOC116020940 gene encoding MADS-box transcription factor 23-like isoform X2: MGRGKIAIRRIDNTTSRQVTFSKRRNGLLKKAKELAILCDAEVGLVIFSSTGKLYEFASTSMKAIMEGYNKTKEQSQQLQDSTSELKFWQREATNLRKELHSLQQNHRQLMGEELYGLSVKDLQNLENKLDMSLKGIRAKKEQILINEIEELTRKGTIMHQENLELYKKAYGTRDPDAAAVTKNNTTTTTSDFTFCGDSLSPIDLQLSQPEPPQNFDVMSRASDFG; the protein is encoded by the exons ATGGGGAGGGGAAAGATTGCGATCCGTCGGATCGATAACACGACGAGCCGGCAAGTCACTTTCTCCAAGAGAAGAAATGGGCTGTTGAAGAAAGCCAAGGAGCTCGCCATTCTCTGCGATGCAGAGGTCGGATTGGTTATTTTCTCCAGCACCGGAAAGCTCTATGAATTTGCAAGTACCAG CATGAAAGCAATTATGGAAGGATATAATAAGACGAAAGAGCAAAGCCAGCAACTGCAGGATTCAACATCAGAACTCAAG TTTTGGCAAAGGGAAGCAACAAATTTGAGGAAAGAACTACACAGCCTCCAACAAAATCATCG GCAATTGATGGGAGAAGAACTGTATGGTTTAAGTGTTAAAGATCTACAGAATCTTGAGAACAAACTGGATATGAGTTTAAAGGGCATCCGGGCCAAAAAG GAACAGATATTAATTAATGAGATTGAAGAGCTAACCCGAAAG GGGACTATCATGCATCAAGAAAATCTGGAACTGTATAAGAAG GCTTATGGCACAAGGGATCCAGATGCTGCTGCAGTGACCAAGAATAATACAACAACTACTACATCTGATTTCACCTTCTGTGGGGATTCACTTAGCCCCATAGATCTCCAGTTAAGCCAGCCTGAGCCCCCTCAAAACTTTGATGTCATGTCAAGAGCATCAGACTTTGG GTAA
- the LOC116020406 gene encoding L-type lectin-domain containing receptor kinase IX.1 yields the protein MAFFFYSSPPSVACNVCYIAIFISSFLQFTDSVYFKATRFSPDVTDILYEGDAVASVGAIEFNKVNYLCRVAHAIYREKVPLWDPDSGKLADFTTHFSFIVDTQNRSSYGHGIAFFLAPVGFQIPPNSVGGFLGLFNTTTSDSSQNHIVAVEFDSFYNEEWDPKYEHVGINTNSISSVVTAPWNVTLHSGETADAWITYNSSTKNLTVFWSYGTGPNSSLSYHIDLKEVLPQWVNIGFSAATGTNVERHILESWEFRSSLDIEESHGGKARKIGLIAGLTATGVVLISIVLLLFIILKRKRQTITNKTPTPEATSLTSFSDALERGAGPRGFSYKDLDLATNHFSDERKLGEGGFGEVYKGYLIDLDIPVAVKKISRGSKQGKKEYVTEVKVISQLRHRNLVQLIGWCHDQGEFLLVYEFMPNGSLDSHLFGRRNPLSWTLRYKIALGLASAIVYLHEEWEQCVIHRDIKSSNIMLDSSFNVKLGDFGLARLMDHELGPQTTVLAGTLGYLAPEYISTGRASKESDVYSFGVVALEIATGKRSNDASTSMSYTTGLVQWVWDLYGKGELLSAMDPKLSGDLEEKQVECVMVVGLWCAHPDSSVRPSIKQAIHVLNFEAALPSLPMKMPVPVYHAPPPGPAASSGSPSVNSAEPLISYSSIEIGR from the coding sequence ATGGCCTTTTTCTTCTATAGTTCACCACCATCAGTTGCTTGTAATGTCTGTTATATTGCCATCTTCATCTCCTCATTTCTGCAATTCACAGATTCGGTTTACTTTAAAGCAACTCGTTTCAGTCCAGATGTGACTGACATCCTCTATGAAGGAGATGCCGTGGCTTCTGTAGGAGCGATTGAATTCAACAAGGTTAATTATCTATGTCGGGTTGCTCATGCCATATACAGAGAAAAGGTGCCGCTTTGGGATCCTGATTCTGGGAAGCTTGCTGATTTCACtacacatttttccttcatcgtTGATACACAAAACCGTTCTTCTTATGGCCATggaattgctttctttcttgCTCCTGTTGGTTTCCAAATCCCACCCAATTCAGTGGGTGGCTTTCTAGGCCTGTTTAATACCACAACCAGTGATTCCTCTCAAAACCATATCGTTGCTGTAGAATTTGACTCCTTTTACAACGAAGAATGGGATCCTAAGTATGAGCACGTGGGGATCAACACTAATTCTATTTCTTCAGTGGTAACAGCTCCTTGGAATGTCACCTTGCACAGTGGAGAGACTGCTGATGCATGGATTACATACAATTCTAGCACAAAAAACTTGACTGTCTTTTGGAGCTATGGGACAGGTCCAAATTCCAGCCTTTCATATCATATAGACCTCAAAGAGGTTCTTCCTCAATGGGTCAATATTGGATTCTCAGCTGCCACGGGTACAAATGTTGAGCGCCACATACTTGAGTCTTGGGAATTCAGATCCAGCCTGGATATTGAAGAATCACATGGAGGAAAAGCGCGAAAAATTGGGTTAATAGCTGGTCTAACTGCAACAGGGGTGGTTCTGATTTCGattgtgttgttgttgtttataaTACTGAAGAGGAAACGACAAACGATCACAAACAAAACTCCAACTCCAGAGGCAACAAGCTTGACATCTTTCAGTGATGCTCTTGAGAGGGGTGCAGGACCAAGAGGGTTCTCTTACAAAGACCTTGACTTGGCTACTAATCATTTCTCAGATGAGAGGAAGTTGGGTGAAGGAGGATTCGGGGAGGTCTACAAAGGGTACCTAATTGATCTTGATATTCCAGTTGCAGTGAAGAAGATCTCAAGAGGGTCTAAGCAGGGTAAAAAGGAGTATGTAACTGAGGTGAAGGTTATAAGCCAGTTGAGACATCGAAATTTGGTTCAACTCATTGGTTGGTGCCACGATCAAGGCGAGTTCTTGCTTGTCTATGAGTTCATGCCAAATGGAAGCTTAGATTCTCACCTGTTTGGCAGAAGAAATCCTCTTAGTTGGACTCTCAGATACAAAATAGCCCTCGGTTTAGCATCCGCTATAGTCTATCTTCACGAAGAGTGGGAACAATGTGTGATACACCGAGACATCAAATCCAGCAACATAATGCTCGACTCAAGTTTCAACGTCAAGCTTGGCGATTTCGGCCTGGCAAGACTCATGGACCATGAGTTAGGTCCCCAAACCACAGTTCTAGCCGGAACATTAGGGTATCTAGCACCAGAATACATAAGCACTGGCAGAGCTAGCAAAGAGTCGGATGTGTACAGCTTCGGGGTGGTGGCCTTGGAAATCGCCACCGGGAAAAGATCAAACGATGCCTCAACTTCTATGTCCTACACGACGGGGCTAGTGCAGTGGGTTTGGGATCTTTATGGAAAAGGAGAGCTTCTTTCCGCGATGGATCCAAAATTGAGCGGAGATTTGGAAGAGAAACAAGTGGAGTGTGTGATGGTTGTCGGGTTATGGTGTGCACACCCTGACAGTAGCGTAAGGCCATCCATAAAGCAAGCAATTCATGTCCTGAATTTCGAGGCGGCATTGCCTAGTCTGCCAATGAAGATGCCTGTTCCTGTGTATCATGCCCCTCCCCCTGGCCCTGCTGCTTCTAGTGGTAGTCCTTCGGTTAACTCTGCGGAGCCCTTGATTAGTTACTCTAGCATTGAAATAGGTCGTTAA